A single window of Sporosarcina sp. FSL W7-1349 DNA harbors:
- a CDS encoding DUF2334 domain-containing protein, producing MNCKRWWGISAVLLFAQLLIAASVVFAEEKVPEIALLYMTDDGKPNSNIFFIEATLAGFTNQIDLYSAEGPEKEIGLYDVVVFVGDYKGDVPEWVRHAINNFQGRLLAFGYNAEQLTPFQDWHIAGEEYIRNLDGNPLRAVKSVLQAIPPADATVLSEGETSEKKLPFISNKGKVSYIATTSFGTEEKYVLSRSLYELLDRTEPDSHPAYIRLEDISPISDAKLVEETGMYLADRGIPFFMAIIPVYVNSETGEQISLARNKPLVEVLKRLQDRGGMVIAHGYTHSYRSDETGEGFEFWDVELNQPITTERMDELPPKLKTVDSFTSAEQYETYKQMMNQVEIRYIERKHKKSIETLTALGLYPVAFEAPHYTMSSNGYKITSGYFSSIFGQIQLSDSNWSVMDSPLFIGKPAILAGMTLYPETIGYVDPGLANPLHDMGIAVKRLQTVPGSVIGGFYHPYLGLSYLPELIELMESIPNMEWIDFQQENYFVRTDRVAITQTGTGGRHIESSLTAKDQLLDRMYENPFDLALWIVAVIVLVFLAMFAVYVTNLRIRLKKRLFEEREFIG from the coding sequence GTGAATTGTAAACGTTGGTGGGGAATCAGTGCAGTTTTACTTTTTGCACAACTTCTCATTGCCGCATCCGTTGTGTTCGCGGAGGAAAAGGTACCTGAAATCGCGTTACTTTATATGACGGATGATGGGAAGCCGAACTCCAACATATTTTTTATCGAAGCGACACTTGCCGGCTTTACCAATCAGATTGATCTGTATTCTGCCGAAGGGCCCGAAAAAGAAATAGGCCTGTATGATGTCGTTGTGTTTGTCGGGGACTACAAAGGCGATGTTCCGGAGTGGGTGCGGCATGCCATCAATAATTTTCAAGGGCGGCTGCTTGCGTTCGGATACAATGCGGAGCAGTTAACACCTTTCCAAGATTGGCATATCGCTGGGGAGGAATATATACGCAATTTGGATGGAAATCCGTTACGGGCTGTCAAATCGGTCCTCCAAGCAATACCGCCTGCAGATGCAACCGTCTTGTCGGAAGGGGAGACATCGGAGAAGAAACTGCCCTTCATTTCGAATAAAGGAAAGGTGTCCTATATCGCAACTACCTCATTCGGTACGGAAGAGAAATATGTCCTGTCCCGTTCCCTTTATGAGCTGCTGGACAGAACGGAGCCGGACAGCCATCCCGCCTACATCCGGTTGGAAGACATTTCTCCGATTTCGGACGCGAAGCTCGTCGAGGAAACGGGGATGTATCTAGCGGATCGAGGCATTCCTTTTTTCATGGCAATCATTCCAGTCTATGTCAATAGCGAAACCGGTGAACAGATTTCGTTGGCCCGAAACAAACCGCTCGTCGAAGTGCTAAAAAGATTGCAGGATCGAGGCGGGATGGTCATTGCACATGGGTATACCCACTCCTACCGATCCGATGAAACCGGGGAAGGGTTCGAATTTTGGGACGTGGAGCTCAATCAGCCGATTACGACAGAGCGGATGGACGAGCTACCGCCAAAACTGAAAACGGTCGATTCTTTTACCTCTGCTGAACAATACGAGACTTATAAACAAATGATGAATCAGGTAGAGATCAGGTATATCGAAAGGAAACATAAAAAGTCGATTGAGACGCTTACCGCTCTCGGTTTATATCCAGTCGCTTTTGAAGCGCCCCATTACACGATGAGCTCTAATGGATACAAGATCACTTCCGGCTACTTTTCCTCCATTTTTGGTCAGATTCAATTAAGCGATTCTAATTGGAGTGTCATGGATAGTCCGTTGTTCATTGGAAAGCCGGCTATTTTGGCGGGAATGACGCTCTACCCCGAAACGATCGGCTATGTCGATCCCGGGTTGGCAAATCCGCTTCACGATATGGGAATCGCTGTGAAACGGCTGCAAACAGTTCCCGGTTCTGTTATAGGCGGATTTTATCATCCGTATTTAGGCTTATCGTATTTGCCCGAACTGATCGAACTAATGGAATCCATCCCGAACATGGAATGGATCGATTTTCAGCAGGAGAATTATTTCGTTCGGACAGATCGGGTGGCAATAACGCAGACGGGGACTGGCGGGCGGCATATTGAGTCTTCCCTTACAGCAAAAGACCAATTACTTGATCGGATGTATGAAAATCCATTCGATCTTGCACTCTGGATCGTTGCTGTTATTGTTCTTGTTTTTCTTGCCATGTTTGCCGTGTATGTGACGAACTTGCGGATCCGGTTGAAAAAACGTTTATTCGAGGAGAGGGAATTCATTGGCTAA
- a CDS encoding PAS domain-containing protein — protein MVSRFPLKVREKTGTDDGQHVFHTIKTALSSSFMVMVMDPSGNVIEVNDKFVQLFQYNSTELQTFGF, from the coding sequence ATGGTAAGTCGATTTCCGTTGAAGGTCCGTGAGAAAACGGGGACAGATGACGGCCAACATGTATTCCATACCATTAAAACCGCGTTGTCGTCTTCTTTCATGGTGATGGTAATGGATCCGTCTGGAAATGTAATAGAAGTGAATGACAAATTCGTTCAGCTTTTTCAATATAATTCTACCGAATTGCAGACCTTTGGTTTCTGA
- a CDS encoding ATP-binding protein: protein MTIVNKPISVRKIFFIISIYILILTSFRIGWVMYHQIPVHPEAEKGVIDLSEWTFTDHQTITLDGEWEFYPHEFLGPDSKGSGTEEYIRVPGDWRDAISDNGMQPYGYGTYRLKILLPEEDRLYGIRMKNITTAAKVYVDDALLKEWNSPTERPSTSGTERGPFSILFHNENNEVDLLIRVSNYEIPIQGGLTGAVHIGTETAVLKETTGSVTLQIIVNVIYLLHILYATYIFFFGKGKYRKEFFYYSLLLALNIISNSIDDNVLVQLPLSIAMTQKLLLLLFISILLVVLKVLENLFQIKIRFMRLLFLLYILLVVGVLFVPLEQFILFSGPIVIVFYLLSFSTFFVQTIKILRNGYSDAVLLLLMLTSYLSNAVWGIAINAGLVDIPYYPFDFIIPVFAITAILFRRHFHLVHLNEEQTKELQQADKMKDDFLANTSHELRNPLHGVINIAQTILDDKEAPLTAKNRASLELLVRIGHRMTLLLNDLLDITRLQEQHIRLHRESVNIHAVTSGVIDMIRYMTEGKKLRFHLDIPADFPRVLADESRLIQILFNLLHNAVKFTNEGSVSIDATYKNGVATIQVADTGVGMEEETRKKIFQAYEQGTPTVASMGGIGLGLPICKQLVELHGGKISVQSTPGKGSVFSFTLPLAVSVAEEIERDLEMAASVAEEIKRDLEMPTSALLEKQNDGMENIEAFHPVGNDSKRVEKIAKILLVDDDPLNLQILQTMLTAEYEVATATSGEEALMLLKTGAWDLVISDVMMPNMSGYELTQKIRERFTLSELPVLLLTARNQLQDVYTGFHSGANDYLSKPMDALELKSRVRALTDLKKSIQEQLRMEGAWLQAQIQPHFLFNTLNTIASLAETDIERMVTLLHEFGNYLRRSFGVHSTQALIPLEDELDLTRSYLFIEQERFGERLQIAWEIEDGVNLWIPPFSIQPIVENAVRHGVLQRVEGGTIRIRIKDHETYSEIAIIDNGVGMEQEKLKEILQASAGSKRGIGIVNTHRRLTRLNGNGLNICSQPDEGTSVSFQIPK, encoded by the coding sequence GTGACGATTGTGAATAAGCCGATATCTGTGAGAAAGATTTTTTTCATCATCAGTATATACATATTGATTTTAACTAGTTTCCGGATTGGATGGGTGATGTACCATCAAATCCCCGTTCATCCCGAAGCGGAAAAAGGGGTCATTGATTTAAGTGAATGGACTTTCACCGACCATCAAACGATTACACTGGATGGTGAGTGGGAGTTTTATCCGCATGAGTTTCTTGGGCCTGATTCAAAAGGAAGTGGAACGGAGGAATATATAAGAGTTCCCGGCGATTGGCGGGACGCCATTTCGGATAATGGTATGCAACCTTATGGCTACGGTACATATCGTCTGAAAATCCTTCTTCCCGAGGAAGATCGGTTGTATGGCATCCGGATGAAAAATATTACAACGGCTGCAAAAGTTTATGTGGACGATGCATTGCTGAAAGAGTGGAACTCCCCAACGGAAAGGCCCAGTACAAGTGGAACAGAGCGAGGCCCTTTTTCTATTTTATTTCATAATGAAAACAATGAAGTGGACCTTCTCATCCGGGTGTCCAATTATGAAATACCAATCCAAGGGGGGCTTACCGGTGCCGTTCATATTGGAACAGAGACTGCGGTTCTGAAAGAAACGACCGGTTCCGTAACCCTTCAGATCATTGTTAATGTGATTTACCTGTTGCATATTCTATATGCTACGTACATCTTCTTTTTCGGGAAAGGGAAATACCGGAAAGAATTCTTTTATTATAGCCTTCTACTTGCGTTAAATATAATTTCTAATTCCATAGATGATAACGTTCTGGTACAACTACCTCTTTCTATCGCGATGACGCAAAAGTTGCTTTTGCTTCTATTTATAAGCATCCTATTGGTCGTCCTTAAAGTACTTGAAAACCTATTTCAAATAAAAATACGATTTATGCGATTGCTGTTTCTGCTTTATATTCTATTAGTAGTGGGTGTGCTCTTTGTCCCCTTGGAACAATTTATTTTGTTCTCGGGGCCGATTGTGATTGTCTTTTATCTACTTTCTTTTTCGACTTTTTTTGTGCAAACAATAAAGATTTTGAGAAATGGCTATTCCGATGCTGTCTTATTATTGCTTATGCTGACGAGCTATCTGTCAAATGCAGTCTGGGGCATTGCCATCAACGCGGGGCTAGTGGATATTCCTTACTATCCATTTGATTTTATCATCCCTGTTTTTGCTATTACGGCTATTCTATTCAGGCGACATTTCCATCTGGTCCACTTAAACGAAGAACAGACCAAAGAGCTTCAGCAAGCGGATAAGATGAAAGATGATTTTCTGGCGAATACATCCCATGAGCTGCGAAACCCGCTTCATGGTGTCATCAATATAGCGCAGACGATCTTGGATGATAAGGAAGCGCCTTTAACGGCAAAAAATCGAGCCAGTCTGGAATTGCTCGTCCGGATTGGCCACAGAATGACATTATTGTTGAATGACTTGCTGGATATTACCCGTTTGCAAGAACAGCATATCCGGTTACATCGGGAGAGTGTAAATATCCATGCAGTCACTTCAGGTGTCATCGATATGATCCGTTATATGACAGAAGGGAAGAAACTTCGGTTTCATTTAGACATCCCCGCTGACTTTCCTCGTGTCCTGGCGGATGAAAGCCGGCTTATCCAGATTCTATTTAATCTTTTGCATAATGCAGTGAAATTTACAAATGAAGGATCTGTGTCAATCGACGCTACTTATAAAAATGGGGTAGCTACTATTCAAGTTGCAGACACCGGGGTCGGAATGGAGGAGGAGACACGGAAAAAGATTTTCCAAGCATATGAACAAGGAACCCCCACGGTAGCATCCATGGGCGGCATCGGCTTGGGACTGCCGATTTGCAAGCAATTGGTAGAGCTGCATGGCGGAAAAATCTCTGTACAATCAACACCGGGCAAGGGATCTGTTTTTTCATTCACTCTACCGTTAGCTGTTTCCGTTGCGGAAGAAATCGAAAGAGACCTGGAGATGGCCGCTTCTGTCGCAGAAGAAATTAAAAGAGATCTGGAGATGCCGACTTCCGCACTGCTTGAAAAACAGAACGATGGAATGGAAAACATTGAGGCTTTCCATCCTGTTGGAAATGACTCCAAGCGGGTAGAGAAGATAGCGAAGATCCTACTAGTGGATGATGATCCGCTGAATCTGCAAATTTTACAAACGATGTTGACTGCGGAGTATGAAGTAGCCACCGCGACAAGTGGAGAAGAGGCATTGATGCTCTTGAAAACGGGCGCATGGGACTTGGTCATTTCCGACGTAATGATGCCGAATATGTCGGGATATGAGTTAACACAAAAGATTCGTGAGCGGTTTACCCTTTCGGAGCTGCCTGTCTTACTGCTCACGGCACGGAACCAACTTCAAGATGTCTATACAGGTTTCCATTCAGGCGCAAATGATTATCTTTCAAAACCGATGGATGCTTTGGAATTAAAATCCCGAGTGAGAGCATTGACTGATCTGAAGAAATCCATCCAAGAGCAGCTTCGGATGGAAGGGGCTTGGCTGCAAGCGCAAATTCAACCTCATTTTCTATTCAACACGTTGAATACGATTGCTTCCCTTGCTGAAACAGATATAGAGCGGATGGTCACGCTCCTTCATGAATTCGGGAATTATTTGCGAAGAAGCTTTGGTGTTCATAGTACGCAAGCTCTTATCCCGCTAGAAGATGAATTGGATTTAACACGGTCGTATTTGTTTATTGAACAAGAACGATTCGGCGAACGTTTGCAAATTGCGTGGGAGATTGAGGATGGGGTGAATTTGTGGATTCCACCATTTTCCATCCAGCCAATTGTTGAAAACGCTGTTCGGCATGGTGTCCTCCAACGGGTGGAAGGAGGGACGATTCGGATTCGAATCAAAGATCATGAAACCTATTCTGAAATTGCCATCATTGACAATGGGGTAGGCATGGAGCAGGAAAAATTGAAAGAAATCCTGCAGGCTTCCGCGGGCTCGAAAAGAGGAATTGGCATCGTGAACACTCACCGTCGCCTGACAAGGCTAAATGGAAATGGATTGAACATTTGTAGCCAGCCCGATGAAGGCACATCCGTATCCTTTCAAATTCCGAAATAA
- a CDS encoding GGDEF domain-containing protein, whose amino-acid sequence MKKHFDVEIRPLILFALLLLGMQITLFLLLQEGRTGLLMSAFLTGFVVLSLVAGPLVGLFSSVLFIFIIGTILVYMALPSSSLSVETLSMPLSHLLGYGFSLLIFVLLAGQLHERIAGQGRLTRQLQEELRQFVAVDTETGFDNKYRMAMELEAEMKRIDRYGGAFTLVLIQIDFFNEFLKLYGEKEQKHLLHSLADTMQTIIRSTDRKFRYATDRFALLLTHTNDTSIETVYDKLASAIKHHQLLNEKYITLSFRAGHAVYNGHAKTTDHAILVSQVESEMVAREL is encoded by the coding sequence ATGAAGAAGCATTTTGATGTGGAAATCAGACCCCTTATCTTGTTTGCTCTGTTGTTGCTAGGTATGCAGATTACTCTATTTCTACTGTTGCAAGAAGGACGGACCGGGCTTTTAATGAGTGCCTTTTTGACTGGGTTCGTCGTTCTCTCGCTAGTGGCGGGCCCTTTGGTAGGACTGTTTAGCAGTGTACTGTTCATTTTCATCATTGGCACAATTTTGGTTTACATGGCATTGCCAAGCAGTTCATTGTCGGTTGAAACACTATCGATGCCGTTATCGCATTTATTGGGCTACGGTTTTTCCCTTCTAATATTTGTCCTACTGGCAGGACAGCTCCATGAAAGAATTGCAGGGCAAGGCAGGCTGACAAGACAATTGCAGGAGGAACTTCGCCAATTCGTGGCGGTCGATACGGAGACCGGATTTGATAATAAATACCGAATGGCCATGGAGTTGGAGGCGGAAATGAAGCGCATTGACCGGTATGGAGGTGCCTTCACCCTTGTTTTGATCCAAATTGATTTCTTTAATGAATTTCTCAAGTTATATGGTGAAAAGGAGCAGAAGCACCTGCTCCATTCCCTGGCGGATACTATGCAGACTATCATCCGGTCCACTGACCGTAAATTCCGTTATGCAACCGACCGTTTTGCGCTATTGCTGACCCATACGAATGATACCTCGATTGAGACGGTCTATGATAAATTGGCCTCCGCCATTAAGCACCATCAATTGCTGAATGAAAAATACATCACGTTATCGTTTCGGGCTGGTCACGCCGTTTATAACGGACATGCGAAAACGACGGACCATGCGATTCTAGTTTCACAAGTGGAAAGTGAGATGGTGGCACGTGAATTGTAA
- a CDS encoding GGDEF domain-containing protein yields MNATIIPFEQSTGPLVNYLIVLQNVSDRKAMEKWRHLACHHDLTNLPNRRMFHLSCASYLERARRQRSKLAFFYVDVNHFKKINDSYGHSVGDLLLQEVAHRFQHHPSTMNRVFHFGGDEFVILIEFDDDLLDFSEAIQTIFARPFRVGEHCLDMSVSLGGSIFPDHSADIAELLKFADSAMFAAKREGGTCIRMYSKPMKGLREP; encoded by the coding sequence GTGAACGCGACGATCATTCCCTTCGAACAAAGCACGGGCCCTTTGGTAAACTATTTAATCGTCCTTCAAAATGTTTCGGATCGGAAAGCAATGGAAAAATGGCGACATCTTGCATGTCATCATGATCTGACGAATTTGCCGAATCGCCGAATGTTCCATCTATCTTGTGCCTCTTATCTGGAAAGAGCGAGACGCCAGCGCTCGAAGTTGGCGTTTTTTTATGTGGATGTGAACCATTTCAAGAAAATCAACGATTCGTATGGCCATTCAGTTGGTGATCTTTTGCTACAGGAAGTGGCACATCGATTTCAACATCATCCATCGACAATGAATCGGGTGTTTCATTTTGGTGGGGATGAATTTGTCATCCTGATTGAATTCGATGATGATTTACTCGATTTTTCCGAGGCAATCCAGACGATATTCGCCCGTCCTTTCCGGGTAGGCGAGCATTGCTTGGACATGAGTGTAAGTTTGGGGGGAAGCATTTTTCCTGATCATAGCGCTGACATTGCGGAGTTATTGAAATTTGCCGATTCGGCCATGTTTGCGGCCAAGCGGGAGGGAGGAACCTGCATCCGAATGTATTCAAAACCAATGAAAGGACTGCGGGAGCCATAA